Part of the Clostridium sporogenes genome, GTGTAGAAAAAAAGGGATGTGTTTGTGTAGGTCTTGATACAGATATAAGTTACATACCAAAAGGATTTTTAAATAAATTTACCAATATAGAAGATGCTATATTTGGATTTAATCAAAGGATAGTTGATTCAACTTTTGATGTGTCAGCTTGTTATAAAGTTCAGATAGCTTATTATGAAGCTATGGGAATTAAAGGAATGATTTTGTACAAGAAAACTTTAGAATATATAAGAAAAAAAGGCGGTATAGTTATAGCAGATATAAAAAGAGGAGACATATCTGCTACAGCTAAAATGTATGCAAAAGCTCATTTTGAGGGAGATTTTGAAAGTGATTTTATAACATTAAATCCGTATATGGGAATGGATACTTTAGAACCATATAAAGATTATTTCAAAAATAAGGATAAGGGAGCCTTCTTGTTATTAAGAACTTCTAATGAAGGTTCAAAGGATATACAATATTTAGATTTAAAAGACAATAAAAAGGTATACAACAAAGTAGGAGAAAAGATAGAGAATATAGGAAAAGAATTTTTAGGTAATTGTGGATATAGCTCTATAGGAGCAGTAGTTGGATGTACAGCAGAAGAAAATAATATTAGAAAAGAATTAAAACATACATTTTTTTTAATACCTGGCTATGGAGCTCAGGGAGGAAAAGCTGAAGTTGCTAAATCTTATTTAAGTGAAGGCAATGGAGGCATTATAAATTCTTCAAGGGGAATATTGCTTGCATATAAAAAATATGATGAAGAAGGAAAAAACTTTGAAGAATATGCGAGAGCAGAAGTTATAAATATGAAAAAAACTTTATAGATTATATAGATTTACATTAAGTGATTTTAAGTATTAGAAGAACTTATTAAGGAGTGTATTAGCAGTTGATTCCTATTTAAATAAAATAGAGGAAGAGCTTGTAGCCATGACATAAATATATTTTTATAGTATTAGATCACGAGAAAGAGTGGTGTGTAAAATAAAGGCTAAAACTTTTAAAGTAAAGGTAATAAAAAATAAAAGTATATCAACAGGTATATTTAAAATGACTTTAGATGGTACTTTTAAAGGAAAGCCAGGACAGTTTTATATGATAAGGGCTTGGCAAGATGAACCTATTTTATGGAGACCTATAAGCATACATGATATAAATGATAATTCCATAGAATTTTTATATAAATTAGAAGGAAAGGGAACTACAATTTTATCTAAAATAAAGTCAGAAGAAGAAGTTGAGATAATGGGACCCTTAGGAAACGGATTTGATTTAGAGAACATAAAGGGGAAAATAGCTATAGTAACTGGTGGTATAGGAATAGCTCCTATGAATTATTTAATAAAAAGTATAAAAAATATAAATATAAATATTTATGCAGGGTTTAGAGATCAGGTTTATTGCACGGAAAATTTTAATAATTTAGTAGATAATGTAGTTGTAGTTACAGAGGATGGTAGTGCCGGAGAAAAAGGATATGTAACAGATTATTTTCATCCGGAAGATTATGATTTGGTTCTATGTTGTGGACCAGGAATAATGATGAATAAGGTTATATTAATGTGTAGGGAGAAGAAAATTCCTTTATATGTATCTATGGAAAAAAGAATGGCCTGTGGTATAGGAGCATGCCTTGTGTGTAGTTGTAAAACTAGATTTGGTAATAAAAGAACTTGCAAGGATGGTCCCGTATTTAAAGGAGAGGACATTCTTTTGAAAGGAGATATATAATGCTTCAAGTAAATTTATGTGGTAAGACTTTTAAAAATCCTATTATAGCGGCATCAGGAACTTTTGGATTTGGAGAAGAATACGGGGAATTCTATGATGTTTCTAAGTTAGGGGGGATTTCAAGTAAAGGATTGACCTTAAATCCTAAAGAAGGAAATAATGGTATAAGAATTTATGAAACTAGTTCCGGTATAATGAATAGTGTAGGGCTTCAAAATCCAGGGGTAGATAAATTTATAAAAGAAGAGTTACATAAAATGAAAAAAATAGACACAGTAACTATTGCAAATGTAGGTGGAGGATGTATAGAAGATTATATTGAAGTCATAGAAAAATTAAATAAAACAGATGTAGATATGATAGAACTAAATATATCCTGTCCAAATGTAAAGCATGGAGGTATGGCTTTTGGAATAAAGTCAGAAATAGCTTATGAAGTAGTAAAAAAAGTTAAAGAAATATGCCAAAAGCCACTTATAGTAAAGTTATCTCCTAATGCAGAAGATATAGTAGATATGGCTATAAAATGTGAGAAGGCAGGAGCAAATGCAATTTCATTGGTAAATACATTTAAAGCTATGGCTATAGATATAAAAAGAAAAACTCCTGTATTTGAAAATGTAACTGCAGGTTTATCAGGTCCATGTATTAAACCTATAGCATTAAGAATGGTATATGAAGTATGTAAGCAGGTAAAAATACCAGTTATAGGTATAGGAGGAATATGTAATTATAAAGATGTAATAGAGTTTATTATGGCAGGGGCTACTGCAGTACAAATAGGAACAGCTAATTTTATGCATCCATATTCAGCCTTAGATATAATAGAAGACTTAGAAAATTATATGAAAAAAGAAGGCATTCAAACTTTAGAAGAAATAAGGGGAATTATTTAAAATAAATTTTGTGAGTATAAGGAGAAGATATAAATGAGTAATATAAATGTTATAGATATATTAAAAGA contains:
- the pyrF gene encoding orotidine-5'-phosphate decarboxylase; its protein translation is MIIDKLYESVEKKGCVCVGLDTDISYIPKGFLNKFTNIEDAIFGFNQRIVDSTFDVSACYKVQIAYYEAMGIKGMILYKKTLEYIRKKGGIVIADIKRGDISATAKMYAKAHFEGDFESDFITLNPYMGMDTLEPYKDYFKNKDKGAFLLLRTSNEGSKDIQYLDLKDNKKVYNKVGEKIENIGKEFLGNCGYSSIGAVVGCTAEENNIRKELKHTFFLIPGYGAQGGKAEVAKSYLSEGNGGIINSSRGILLAYKKYDEEGKNFEEYARAEVINMKKTL
- a CDS encoding dihydroorotate dehydrogenase electron transfer subunit encodes the protein MCKIKAKTFKVKVIKNKSISTGIFKMTLDGTFKGKPGQFYMIRAWQDEPILWRPISIHDINDNSIEFLYKLEGKGTTILSKIKSEEEVEIMGPLGNGFDLENIKGKIAIVTGGIGIAPMNYLIKSIKNININIYAGFRDQVYCTENFNNLVDNVVVVTEDGSAGEKGYVTDYFHPEDYDLVLCCGPGIMMNKVILMCREKKIPLYVSMEKRMACGIGACLVCSCKTRFGNKRTCKDGPVFKGEDILLKGDI
- a CDS encoding dihydroorotate dehydrogenase, coding for MLQVNLCGKTFKNPIIAASGTFGFGEEYGEFYDVSKLGGISSKGLTLNPKEGNNGIRIYETSSGIMNSVGLQNPGVDKFIKEELHKMKKIDTVTIANVGGGCIEDYIEVIEKLNKTDVDMIELNISCPNVKHGGMAFGIKSEIAYEVVKKVKEICQKPLIVKLSPNAEDIVDMAIKCEKAGANAISLVNTFKAMAIDIKRKTPVFENVTAGLSGPCIKPIALRMVYEVCKQVKIPVIGIGGICNYKDVIEFIMAGATAVQIGTANFMHPYSALDIIEDLENYMKKEGIQTLEEIRGII